Within Diospyros lotus cultivar Yz01 chromosome 15, ASM1463336v1, whole genome shotgun sequence, the genomic segment TAGAAGTCTAGCTGGCTTGGTTTCAAGACAGTGGAATCCCTATTCTTGAACTTTTAGACCCTTGCGCAAGGTCAGCTCTGAGCTTGTTTACTTTTATTATCATATGATTGTTCTCTTCATACTTAACGAGTTAAATTTACAGTATTTCTGCAGCAAAACTGACTCAATTCACTTACCATTCCTTGCCTTTCATATTTGGAGCCCCAATGGTAACTTTTCCAAGGCAAGCAAATGATTGTGAGCCCAAAACCCATCAAATCCATCCTGGAGAATGGATGTTCTATAATGTGTGACACAATTTGTTAGGCCATGGAAGTGTTTAGTTTCATGATACATAAACTGGTAATTACAGTGTCTAATTTATTTCCCCTTTTTGCTGTCCAAATATTCtcgctttcttttcttttttttcttggttcGAAATCCGAATGACCTTGCGGTGTAAAATATATTTCCATAACGTGACCCGATTAGTGGGATTAGTAGCATAATGGGATAGTGGAAGACGACAGTTATCTTGATGGGAGAAACTGCTTACAACTGTTACAAAGGCAATTACTGGttctttcttttcatataaattgacaaaaaattataaattagtttttttttataattaaggtCAGGAGAGGAAAACTGATATATTGCCGATATACCAAATGAGAGTATGCTCTAAGGAAGATCATTTGGACCAtgacaaaactcaaaactctcTACTTGGGATGAGCAGCCGACTTGGACAAACCAAATGGAAAGGAAGGATCAAATTTCTGTAGGCATTCAGACCGTCCTATACTCCTATTGTTGTTGCCATTGTCTCCATTATTTGTTGCATAGTATAATatgctatatatttatatattttcttacatCACAGAGTGGATGGTTCTGCATTGGATTAATCTGTTGGCATGCTTTGTTAAAGCCTTCGCCAACTTGGTAGGATGGCCGTCTGAATTAAACTACTcgcaaaagaaaatttttagttAGGTTTTGTGATTTTTGTCTCTTAATCTTTAtattagttttctttattttctttttatttttttggttcatAAGAAATTACAAGATGTCTACTAGGCATATAAATGTTTGAACCCATGACTTAGTGCTTATTAGGAGTAAATCATCTATTGGAGCCATCACTTTTTGTGCGAAGATGTCTCGGGGTGTCCTTTTAACgtttttgaaatgtttcttatattgagaaatttaaaaaaaaaaatatttttgagttatttttataattttaaaaatattttaatcatttataatattaaaaaatatcaaaattatgttttgattctataatttttaaaatttattgtttgtttttaattaataagttataatttatgaatgatagaatttatatttatgtttgtttaaatatattatgaaatttatgtttatttttaaattgaataattattttttatattaaaaattatatttacaaaagattcatatatttttttatttacattttttctcATATTGtctacttttttaaaaaatgttgttgcattatttgtattttatatcgTATCTATTTTTCGTTTTTGTGATCGTACAATCCAAGTGATTGGTATatatgaaataacaaaaaattgctGACGTTGGGGGTGTGAGAAATGTTTTATAGTtttgagtaatattttttttatttataacattgaattttgaaaaaaaaaaaaagaattgatatttgatatttatcAAATTAGGCATCTTAAGGCAAATGCTTAATTTTTACTattgtaataatttttgttatggTACCTATTAGAATTTCTCTAGGCATTAATCTTTATTatggtttaaaaaatatttttgaggttttttctGTGCCTTTATAACACAAATGCCCTTTCCTTTTAGATAGTACATTCATTACACCTTAATTTTAGAGTcttaaacatttttattaattgataatgtatttaatataagatatatttatgattaattaacaaaattatgaCTCTTAAATTACAgtatgtcatataattttttttataatatgaaaaatttgagagtattttgattataattagtttttaatttaaatttatctcacTCTCTTTAAAACTTACAATTTATTTGTTCcacatcataaataaaaaaatttattgtgagATGAAGTATGGTGACTTATCTCCTCAGATAAATACAATTGATTACGATTACGTATTATCGGTAGAATTGAATTCATGATTTCACGATATTTTAggtttatattatataacttTTGAGGCATGCGATAaagaatgttatattttaagataatttgttattttagtgtttaaaattaagttaataaaatattttttatttaaaaaacttaaaaacaataatattttttttaatttaaacttatgatttataatttacaataaacttgaaaataattttaataatcattcaaattttatttaaaaaataaaaattaaattattgaacgAGTCTTGactattatctttctttttttttacttaacaTGGCGCTCGTttggtatttaaaaaataaaaatattatttaagtaattaattataatatttttagagaCAATCATCTATTAAtatgatgtaaaatataatttattaatgaataaTGTTACTTTGCCCGAATTAGTTAACGTACAAAATTACTAAAGacattaaaagacaaaaataccctcatCTTGAAATTACTATTTCATCTCAAAATATAAAGTCCGTCCAAAGTAAACAGGCGGGCTGCTAGGCAGATGAAGTCCGCTTGCATAGCAACGAGCGGACttcatcaaatttaattatattttataattatattacttTATTCAATTGAAGTTCCAACGGATTtcaacttaattatattttataatataattataattataattatttttttattttaattttaataacgATGTGCTGAGTAGATTTCATCTTAGATGATATTCGCTGAACCTTGGCTGAGCGGATTTCATTTCGTTCAGTCATTTTGTATATCAACCATTCTAGCATTATAGCACGACTCTTTATCAACATACAagtgttattaaaaatatttcaataattcTTCGGggcttaaaatttaaaatatgtttgcTTTTAAGGCCCTGTTtggttattatatttttcttttcattatttatagataaaaaaagcAATGGAAACTATGAGTTCCAGACGCGGCCTAAGAAAGAGAGGGCACGGCTTGAATCTCACACCACTCCTTTATTTCGAGGGCCGAAGGGTCTCAATAAATTGCaacttttgccttttttttgGCTTCTATTTCCGCAGACACAACATTCAGTCGCCTCCTCTCTCTAACTTTCCAGTTCGATCTCCAAAACCCTCGCGCGCCGCGCCGAACAATGTTGAGATCGATCCGATCGCTTGGACGAGGCGCCTCTGCCTCATCGTCTCACTTCCTCCGCCGCGGCTACTCGTCGGAGTCTGCCCCCGAGCGGAAGGTCGCGGTGCTCGGCGCCGCCGGCGGCATCGGCCAGCCGCTCGCGCTGCTCATGAAGCTCAATCCGCTCGTCTCCACGCTTGCCCTTTATGATATTGCCGGAACCCCCGGTGTCGCGGCCGATGTCAGCCATATTAACACCAGATCTGAAGTTCGTGCTCAAACTCTCTTCTCTACTTTTTATTCAACCCTAATTTATATTTGAAACTGGAATTTGTCTAGGAAAATTAAGAGATCAATGTGTTAAaatgtctctctccctctagagttttgtttaatttttctagGGTTTAGATCTGGCTTTAGTTGACTTAGTTAAGCCGGTTCAGTCCCTTCCCTGTCTGTAGTTTCTATCTGTTCTATTTGTGGTTCATCTCTAATAATTTTGATTAGATTTAACACACCCCCTCCcatggggtgggggggggggggggaattatATATGCGCGCACTAGTTTatgttgattgattgattttctgattattctttttctgTTCTATCTCTCTGTCTTTATCTGTCCTTTGAACTAGTTTATGTATTCTCTTGATTCAGCTAAACCTCAGCCCAATCGCTTCTTTTGATCTGTCTTGATTTGATTTTACTCTAATACTCTGATTATTTGTCGGACTCCTTCTGTGGATATTACATTTAAGTTCTTTGACCCAAGCCCTCCTGTTGTTCACTTTAATGTATGAGTGAGTTTGGATACTGATTGATTTTCTTATTTCTCAATTGAATTAACTCAATCCTTTCCTCTTAAATTTGTTTATCATATATTTCTATTTGCTTCTCTGCCTCAGGTTGCCGGATATGTGGGTGAGGATCAGCTAGGGCAAGCTTTGGAGGGTTCTGATGTTGTCATTATTCCAGCTGGCGTTCCGAGAAAACCTGGCATGACTCGTGATGACCTCTTTAACATCAATGCTGGCATTGTCAAATCACTTTGCACTGCCATTGCAAAGTATTGTCCGCATGTGAGTTCCTCTTGTGCAGACATTCTAGTATCTCATTTTCAGTACTACTCTCTGGCTAATTTGTGCTGTTGATCGTGTCATATTATTGTTTATGTGCTTGGGTTTTGGGATGATGTGGTCAGGCACTTGTTAATATGATCAGCAACCCTGTGAATTCAACGGTACCAATTGCTGCTGAGGTTTTTAAGAAAGCAGGGACATATGATGAGAAGAGGCTGTTTGGAGTAACCACACTAGATGTGGTTAGGGCTAAGACTTTCTATGCTGGGAAGGCAAAGGTTCCTGTTGAGGGTATGTTTCATTGACTTAAAAGATGCCCATTGTTTGTgtaatactattttttttaatagtaagtacaatgccttttttttttttcttaatttttcttggtCAGTTCATCATTGGCTAAAGATTTCATGGTCAAATCTACAGTTTCCATTATGAAATGCCAACTTCTTTGACTTAAATATTTGATCACTTTCCTCCAGGGGTTAATGTTCCAGTTGTCGGAGGCCATGCTGGCATAACCATTCTCCcattattttctcaagtatgaggtttcttttccttttggcCTATTTTATAGAAGTTTGGTGACTAGTTCCAGTCTATATTTCACTTAGCTGAATGTTTCGACCATTGACAGGCGACACCAAAAGCCAATAGTTTGTCTCATGAGGATATTGTGGCCCTCACAAAGCGAACACAAGATGGAGGGACGGAAGTTGTGAATGCAAAAGCTGGAAAGGGTTCAGCAACACTCTCAATGGCGTAAGTTTTGACTGATACCTCGGATTAGTTAATCTTAAAATGGTTGAAGCTTGGTGTGTTGTTGTTTgatgtatttaaaaaattgatgatGTATGATAATTGAAAGGATAAAATGAAGTCATACCCTTTTATTGCATATTAATTTACTTACATATTCTTGAGATTGCAAGATTCTTGAATTCACAGCTGTCTGTTGATAGATTGTTGAATGTTGAGTGGTACAGATGTATGCTCAACCCAGCTCTTTCATGTTGCGCGCCTGTGTCAGCTCTTTCATGTTGCGCGCCTGTGTTGGGACTTGTTTTGGAACAGGTGGCAAACACTTggtttttaaatgaaaaaaaggcCTATGTTTGTCCCTGAACCTTTTGACTTTGATTAATTTAGCCCCTGTACCTTTTTCCCCCCAAATTCACCCTTGAACTTTTCAAGACAGTTCACTTCAGCAGTTGATCtgagccaaaaaaataaaaaataaaagaaaattgatccCTTTCAAAGAGTTTAGGAGTGAATTTGAGCCAAAAAAAAGTCCAAGGGTTAAATTGACCAGACTTGAAAAGTTTAGGGGCCAAATTagcttctttctttttaaatcaataTAAATTGCTGAAGCTCACCGTGGCTTAACGTTTAGTTTCATCTACCATCTTCCCACTGCTCGCGTTGATGTGTCCTCGTGTCTACTTTTTTTCCGTATGGCACTGGTACTGCAATGTGTAGTGCTATTCCTGTCATTGTACATCTTGTGCATATCATGTTCTGTGCTCGACTTTGGTTTAGTCTTGCTAGGTTTTGTATTGCTAAGAgtgacaataaaaatataatgttgcACATGTTTTCTATGTATCATTTACTTTGGTTCATGTGTTTTTAGCTTATAAAGCCCATTTTCCCCTGCCTCTCCTTTCCTCCCTCTCATTAGAATccctgtaattttaattctactGGAATTACAAGGGTCAGAATAAGCAATGTCTGATAATGTTCTTCCTGCAGCTATGCTGGAGCTCTATTTGCTGATGCTTGCTTGAAGGGTCTTAATGGGGTCCCACATGTCGTAGAATGTTCTTTTGTGCAGTCAAGCATTACTGAGCTTCCATTCTTTGCTTCTAAGGTAATGAACCTCAATTGAGgtgtgattttatttatttattcggATTAATAATAATTGTCTGTTCATTTTGTTGGGAGGTGGGGTCAAGAAAAGCTTAGGTGTAGTAACCCTGCTTTGTTGTGATGTCTTATATTGGATGTGAATGTAATTCTTGTACGCTTGGGGGTAGGGTGCAACTCGGTTAGAGGCACTCCTTTTTTCTTAGGGTTGCTTCTTCTAGGGGTGGTTGGCCTTAGGATTCAAGAAGGAATAGCTTTTTGTTGCAATGCTTGAATTTGACATACTGAGCGTGAACACACTGTTCATGGCCATGGTGTGGACGTACATTGTGCTGTTTGAAAGTGTTGATTTTTGTCTTTGATCTTTTTGCTAAGGGAGGTAATCTTTTTGCTTCattcttttttagttttctgtggGGTAAatcatctaaaaaaataatgaaaacatttgTTTCCTAGCAAggaattagaagaaagaaaaaataattagagtAGAACACAAcgaaaaacaattacaaaatgAGAGAAACAATCTAACCAATGATAGGTGCTCCTTTGGTGGTCATCCCCCTTCCAATCTAACCTTTTGGTCTGGTCTAATATGGATGTAGGGTTGTTCCCTCACTTTGCTGCTTTGATACTTTTTTTGTTACTGAAATAGCCTGTAGGTTTTGTGTGAAGGAATTGTTGCTTTTGTGTgttgttatatatgttatattgtttatttgttttctttgttaaacATTGTTTATTTGTTATATAATATGTAACACATTGCGAATAACTTATATTACTTAAGCTTGACTGTTTGTATTCGAGGGTATTTTAGATGTTCCATTAACATATATGCATTATCTGATTGTGTTTTTCacattacatatattttatattaattttctttttgtcaaTTTAGCACCTTGCTTTGCGTAGGCGAGTGCTTTCTTGTCTCCTAGCAGCTCTAGCGATGTGTCTTAGTGGCTTAAGGCTTCATCTTGCCCCTGACTACATAGGCTATACTAGGTGTCCCTAAACATGGCAGTACTGATACAGGCCCATTGCAAGCCGCTTGACTCCATCATGGCTCAATCAACTGCTCTTATGCTTTAGGTtacttaaagaaaaatatatatagacattcatctattgttttttgttttttgttatgTACTTGGGATGTGTAAGCATCTCATCTTCTAaagattataataaataaagtcAACATTGCAAGCTTGCATGAGTTAAATGTTAATGAAAATTTATCCAATGGGGGCTACGAAACAAGGTGTATAACCTCATCCTTGTGTTTGATGAGTTAATGCAAGGGGGTATGTGGAATTTCACCCCCTTGGACGCCTTGCTCGGCCATGGCCATTAGACAAATTATCAACGTCCCAAGTTAAATGTGTCAAAGCCTGATAGGGGTGTATGTTTAATCCAATGCATGAAGCCAATAGGATTAAGGAGGAATCAATTTGGAAAGTGTGCAAGGGTTCATGATTAATCAAACCGAATAACGAGCTAGTGGGGCACCTAGGGAGTGTGTTACCATACCGGCGTTGGCATGTCAAGACACTTTGACACTAGGATATGTCAGGCATGCTCCAGTCATCTTTGATCGTCATTTTAAGaagatgggtattagataccaaGCGACGATGCAATAAAAACCTATAGCTTGTAAATCAacattagtgcaagtgggagtGAAAGATTACCCAAGAGGGGTGAATTTGGTGTTGATATGTGGGATGCCTGACGCTCTTTTTACAAGAATACAAGGGACACACGTGGCCTATGGTAGCACTTTGTAGACTAAAAAGTAAGGGTTTTCTTTTTGACTTTTCAGTTTTCTAACTTAGCAATTCCATGACTTTTGTATTTCCACATTTTGATTGCATTACTATTCAATTTTCAAACCCTTCACCTAGGGATGGCAATGGGTCCCTCATTACCCATTTACAtgcttttgttttaacatttttaaataagttttatgGCTACATCTCTTTTTTATACTTGTgttacatatttttgttttaacatttttaaataagttttatgCCTATATCTCttttttatacttgttttaattttaaatgggtaTTTTGGGACTCATTAGGGGACCTATTGCCATCCCTATCCTTTTCGCTTTAGCACTTTAAATAATGATTGGATTGTGAGAGACAAAAATGACTGGACTGTGAGTCGATTGCTAATTAGATTAAAGTtatattcatttgaaattttgactTACGAATTTTAAATGCGTATCATTATCCATAACCTCATTTAGCAGCTAACCTGGATTTGCCCAAGACACCCACCAACCATGCATGGGTGCTGTATTCACCCCGTTTATAACTGAAATTAAACTTGGAAATGTCTACCATATTAGTTAAATTCAAGTTTACACTTACCCATGTGCTACAAATACATGCTGAAATTGCTGCAATTCTCGTGTGCAGGTGAAGCTTGGAAAGAATGGCGTGGAGGAAGTTCtagacttgggctcactttcagaCTATGAAAAACAAGGATTAGAAAGTCTCAAACCCGAGCTTAAAGCTTCTATTGAGAAGGGAATCGAGTTTGCTAGCAAGAATTGAATGATCTTGTAGCCTTTCATTCAGGGTCCGCCAAATTTTGCAATTCTTTTTTGTGGGGGTGGTTTTCACCCCGAACTGTTGTATCCTTCCATGCATGGGAGTTGGTTTGTCGCTGGAGGAGTCGTTCTTGCTCTCGCAGGAAGAGTAGGCTTAATTGGGACTGATTATATTTAGTAATAATGGCCGCTGGAATGACATGGTCATAGCAAATCGCAAGAACTCACGTTCATTTTGCTTTGTGTGCTTATTATGCTCGGTGAAGTGTAGGCCTAGTTTGGAAACGGGCATGAACCCTTGGGGGCCATAAGCTTTTACACAGGAACGGGCCTACTAAGATAAATGGACCCTAATAAAGGAATAGATTTCCAGTCCCTCTCTCCATTTGGGCCAGAAGTATTGAAAACAAGCCAAATACTGGGGCATCGGGGGAATGCACTGAAATGGGACTATTTTTGGTCCGTAAAAAGTAGTACGAATTGCAGGGCTATTAATTTGGCCCATAATTGTATGGCCTGACTTCATTAATTATGGGCTTCAATATGGAGCCTAGCCCGACCATTTGGAAAATCAATGGCAATGGGCCTCAATATGAAATACATCTCCAAAATTTGGGCCTTCAAAAGTTATCGtaccaaaaaatttatttttgatgtgcagacccaaaatcaattaagtgGGCCGTGATTTTAAATGTGGGCCCAACAATGGTCTACAATCTATAGTAATGGGCCACAATTTAAATAGAAGCCCAATAATTTGGGCCTCAAAAAGCATGGTGGGCCATAAACCTTTTCTTGGGCCGCAATATAAAATACAGGCCCATTATTTCAGGCCTTAGTGCCCAAAATTGCTTATAATGGGCCTATTTAGATCCGACAATTTGGGCAcaaaaaatacatcaaaatggTCCGTCGCACGAAATAGAGGCTGAACAATTCGAATATCTACTTTCATGAGGCAGAATCAGAAATATAGGCGGAACAGCAGTCACCCCATAATCCGAACATCTTCCAAGAGCCATAATTAGAAATACAGGCGGCATATAGCCAATACAAGCCCAAAATCTATACAAGGAAAACCCTTGATCCTAGGACGGATCGTATCACAGATTAGGCCCTTGTACTCTTGACCTACATCTGTGGGCTGCAGAAGAAGCTGATTAAGCCACGATCTCGGCTACGCATGTCCAAACCAACCCCAGCCGAACAACAGAGGACCATGACACTAAATTTCATCCTCCTTACATGATTTTGCCCAGCATAAACACATACTAAATAATACACGATACGGATAAAATATATCTCCGCCGGCTTCAGGACAAAAGGATGCCTTTTGACGTTGAGCTTCACAAAGGCCATCCCCCCTTGACGTTGAGCTTCACTTCTCTGACTAGCATCCGTACGCAATTATGCTGATCATATCATATTTTAGAGTAGAAACATGCGGTTACAAATGAAGCACATATACAACCATTCTAAACATAGCTTCTTCATCCCCCCAGAGCAATTCctaattccccccccccccccccccccccccaaaactgCTCTactaccaccaccaccaccaccaatcTCCTACTGTGCTAGGATTTTGCTATATAATATAACTAACAATTATCCAAtaacctaataaaaaaaaaccctacaTCGAAAATCTCCATAACTGAAGCTTTGCAGCAATTCTGGGTAATTTACACTTGCTAcataaaatgatgttttctgCTCCCAAACATCATCATCTCACATTTTCCCAAATAAGAATCCACCTTCAAACGACAAACTATGGCAAGGATCAGGGCGGTTCACAAGCGACACACCTTCCAAAGCATTTTATTCCGCGGCTAAGCAGGTAAGGCGTCTTAGCACAATTCCCCCACATGCCATCATGAGTAGGAGATGAGCTTTCCTGAGCTTTCCAGAACTGGATGAGACAAGAATGTCAAATCAATATATAAACAACTATCTTTACATATACAACATtaaaaccttaatcccactagctgagcttggctacatgaattttaggtCACCAGTCCTTTTATCCTTTTTATATATAGCTATATTCGTAGGTGTTATTCATTGTGTGTTCAATCATAGTAGCAGATCAGCTTTCTAAGAAACTGGAATGTCAGTGTCAATATAGGTCCAGAATAGGATATGCGTGAATATATTTACATATGTGATGCATTCTCAGGTTAAAAGCatggaaaattttaaaaaatataatttacttaTAAAATCAATGTCCAAATAGAAACAGTTCACATTAATAGGATTTTGTTCAATTTAGTCATGCTCTTAAGCTAATTTACAGACATCCAAATAGAAagcaatatataaaaatatgttcgGTAAATCTCTCAACAAACACTATCTTTTGGTGATTCTCCATTTTG encodes:
- the LOC127791413 gene encoding malate dehydrogenase, mitochondrial, encoding MLRSIRSLGRGASASSSHFLRRGYSSESAPERKVAVLGAAGGIGQPLALLMKLNPLVSTLALYDIAGTPGVAADVSHINTRSEVAGYVGEDQLGQALEGSDVVIIPAGVPRKPGMTRDDLFNINAGIVKSLCTAIAKYCPHALVNMISNPVNSTVPIAAEVFKKAGTYDEKRLFGVTTLDVVRAKTFYAGKAKVPVEGVNVPVVGGHAGITILPLFSQATPKANSLSHEDIVALTKRTQDGGTEVVNAKAGKGSATLSMAYAGALFADACLKGLNGVPHVVECSFVQSSITELPFFASKVKLGKNGVEEVLDLGSLSDYEKQGLESLKPELKASIEKGIEFASKN